One Phocaeicola dorei genomic region harbors:
- a CDS encoding nitroreductase family protein yields MNAATIFKTLTTVTLSITLLMTGGCNNMETKKEETGKNTAIENIFARKSVRAYTSQPIEKEKVDLLVKAAMAAPTAVNKQPWAFVVVDDRTVLDKLAAELPYAKMTAQAPLAIVVCGDLSKALNGEKDRYWMLDCSAASENLLLAAESMGLGAVWTAVYPENDRIAKVRSVLSLPDHIIPFNLIPVGYPQHREESKDKFKTENIHYNKW; encoded by the coding sequence ATGAATGCGGCAACAATCTTTAAAACTCTGACAACTGTTACTCTTTCAATAACATTACTAATGACAGGAGGTTGTAACAATATGGAAACAAAAAAAGAAGAAACAGGAAAAAACACGGCTATAGAAAATATCTTTGCCCGAAAGAGCGTCCGTGCCTATACATCCCAACCGATAGAAAAAGAGAAAGTGGACTTATTAGTAAAAGCTGCTATGGCTGCACCGACAGCAGTAAACAAGCAGCCTTGGGCTTTCGTGGTAGTGGATGACCGTACAGTATTAGATAAACTAGCCGCCGAACTGCCTTATGCCAAGATGACGGCACAGGCTCCACTAGCCATCGTGGTTTGTGGTGATTTAAGCAAAGCTCTGAACGGAGAAAAAGACCGGTACTGGATGCTAGATTGCTCCGCCGCATCCGAAAATTTGTTACTGGCAGCAGAGTCAATGGGGTTGGGAGCGGTATGGACTGCGGTCTATCCGGAGAACGACCGCATTGCAAAGGTAAGGTCAGTCTTATCTTTACCAGACCATATCATTCCTTTCAATTTGATTCCAGTGGGTTATCCACAACATCGGGAAGAATCTAAAGATAAATTCAAGACCGAAAATATCCATTATAATAAATGGTAA
- the aroC gene encoding chorismate synthase — MFNSFGNIFRLTSFGESHGPGVGGVIDGFPAGIKVDMDFVQQELNRRRPGQSLLTTSRKEPDTVEFLSGIFEGKSTGCPIGFVVWNKNQHSNDYENIKNLFRPSHADYTYMQKYGIRDYRGGGRSSARETISRVVAGALAKLALKQLGISVTAYTSQVGSVKLDKDYKSYNLELIETNDVRCPDPGKAKEMAELIWKIKGEGDTIGGVVSCVIKGCPIGLGQPVFGKLHAALGNAMLSINAVKGFSYGQGFDSMELKGSEQNDVFYNNNGRVETKSNYSGGIQGGISNGQDIYFRVAFKPVATILMEQHTVNINGTDTTMKAKGRHDACVLPRAVPIVEAMAAMTILDYYLIDRTTQL; from the coding sequence ATGTTCAATTCATTTGGTAATATTTTCCGGTTAACCAGTTTCGGTGAATCCCATGGACCGGGAGTAGGCGGCGTCATTGACGGCTTCCCTGCCGGTATTAAGGTTGATATGGATTTCGTTCAGCAGGAACTGAACCGCCGCCGTCCCGGACAGTCATTACTTACCACCAGCCGCAAGGAGCCTGATACAGTGGAATTCCTTTCAGGTATATTCGAAGGCAAGTCCACCGGTTGCCCCATCGGATTTGTGGTATGGAACAAGAACCAACATTCAAACGACTACGAGAATATCAAGAATCTGTTCCGCCCTTCACACGCAGATTATACTTATATGCAAAAATACGGAATCCGTGATTACCGTGGCGGGGGACGTTCATCAGCACGAGAAACCATTTCGCGCGTAGTAGCAGGAGCTTTAGCCAAATTAGCATTGAAACAACTAGGAATCAGTGTCACAGCTTATACCTCACAAGTAGGATCTGTCAAACTTGATAAAGATTACAAAAGCTATAACCTCGAATTGATAGAAACAAACGATGTGCGTTGTCCCGATCCGGGGAAAGCCAAGGAAATGGCAGAGCTTATCTGGAAAATCAAAGGAGAAGGCGATACAATAGGTGGTGTAGTGAGTTGCGTCATCAAAGGATGCCCTATCGGATTAGGCCAACCCGTATTCGGGAAGTTACATGCCGCACTAGGAAATGCCATGTTAAGTATCAATGCCGTAAAAGGTTTCTCTTATGGACAAGGTTTTGACTCTATGGAACTAAAAGGCAGCGAGCAGAATGATGTATTTTATAATAATAATGGAAGAGTAGAAACAAAAAGTAATTATTCCGGAGGAATACAAGGAGGCATCAGCAACGGACAAGACATTTACTTCCGTGTGGCATTCAAACCAGTTGCCACAATTCTGATGGAGCAACATACTGTAAATATCAACGGCACAGACACGACCATGAAAGCCAAAGGACGTCATGACGCCTGCGTGCTGCCGCGTGCCGTCCCCATTGTAGAAGCCATGGCTGCCATGACCATTTTGGATTATTATCTGATAGACAGGACTACACAACTATAA
- a CDS encoding LemA family protein, which produces MKKSTIIVIVVIVLIAIWGITSYNGMVKMDESVSTAWSNVENQYQRRSDLIPNLVNTVKGYASHEKETFQAVVDARSKATQMQISADDLTPEKMQAYQKAQGEVGSALSRLLAITEAYPDLKANENFKELQAQLEGTENRISVERKRFNDTARAYNTAIRTFPRNLLAGMFGFDKRPYFESEEGADKAPKVEF; this is translated from the coding sequence ATGAAAAAGTCAACGATTATTGTAATAGTAGTCATTGTATTAATTGCCATTTGGGGAATAACCTCTTATAATGGTATGGTAAAAATGGATGAATCTGTCAGCACAGCGTGGAGCAATGTAGAAAACCAGTACCAACGCCGTTCTGATTTAATCCCCAACTTGGTAAATACAGTAAAGGGATACGCCTCACACGAAAAAGAAACTTTTCAAGCTGTAGTAGACGCCCGTAGCAAAGCCACTCAAATGCAGATCAGCGCCGATGACCTGACTCCCGAAAAAATGCAGGCCTATCAAAAGGCACAAGGCGAAGTAGGTAGTGCGTTGAGCCGCCTGCTCGCTATCACCGAAGCTTATCCCGACTTGAAAGCCAATGAGAACTTCAAAGAGTTGCAAGCACAACTGGAAGGTACAGAAAACCGAATCAGTGTAGAACGCAAAAGATTCAATGACACAGCACGCGCATATAACACAGCTATCCGCACTTTTCCCCGCAATTTGCTTGCAGGTATGTTCGGATTTGACAAACGCCCATATTTTGAATCTGAAGAAGGAGCTGATAAAGCACCTAAAGTAGAATTCTAA
- a CDS encoding dipeptidase, whose translation MEIKQYIKENEARFMEELFSLIRIPSISALPEHKDDMLACALRWKELLLAAGADEAIVMPSQGNPLVFAQKHVSNDAPTLLIYAHYDVMPAEPLGLWKSQPFEPEIRDGHIWARGADDDKGQAMIQVKAFEYVVKNGLLKHNVKFIFEGEEEIGSPSLNTFIKEHKELLKADVILVSDTSMLGADLPSLTTGLRGLAYWEIEVTGPNRDLHSGHFGGAVANPINTLCSMLAQVIGEDGHITIPHFYDDVEKVPAAEREMIAQIPFDEKKYMEAIGVKALKGEKGYSTLERNSCRPSFDICGIWGGYTGEGSKTVLPSKAYAKVSCRLVPHQNHAVISQLFVDYIQSIAPEYVQVKVTPMHGGEGYVCPITLPAYQAAEKGFAKAFGKKPLAVRRGGSIPIISDFEQILGIKTVLMGFGLESDAIHSPNENFSLDIFRKGIEAVVEFHLNY comes from the coding sequence ATGGAAATAAAACAATACATTAAAGAAAATGAAGCACGCTTCATGGAGGAACTTTTCAGCCTCATCCGTATTCCCAGCATCAGTGCTTTACCCGAACATAAAGACGATATGCTGGCCTGTGCCTTACGTTGGAAAGAACTTTTGTTGGCAGCCGGAGCAGATGAAGCCATAGTAATGCCCTCACAAGGCAATCCATTGGTATTTGCACAAAAGCATGTAAGCAATGATGCTCCTACCCTATTGATTTATGCCCACTATGACGTAATGCCTGCCGAGCCGTTGGGCCTTTGGAAAAGCCAACCTTTTGAACCTGAAATTCGCGACGGACACATTTGGGCACGTGGCGCTGACGATGATAAAGGACAAGCTATGATCCAAGTAAAAGCATTCGAATACGTAGTAAAAAACGGACTGCTGAAACACAATGTGAAATTTATTTTCGAAGGTGAAGAAGAAATAGGTTCTCCCAGTCTGAATACCTTCATCAAGGAACATAAGGAATTGCTGAAAGCCGATGTAATTCTAGTTTCGGATACCAGTATGCTAGGCGCGGACCTTCCCTCTCTGACTACAGGTTTACGAGGTCTGGCTTATTGGGAAATAGAAGTGACCGGTCCGAACCGTGACCTTCATTCCGGACACTTCGGCGGAGCGGTAGCTAATCCTATCAATACCCTGTGCAGTATGTTAGCCCAAGTCATTGGCGAAGACGGACACATCACTATCCCCCATTTTTATGACGATGTAGAGAAAGTACCGGCTGCCGAACGTGAGATGATTGCACAAATTCCTTTCGATGAAAAAAAATATATGGAAGCCATTGGCGTAAAAGCACTGAAAGGTGAAAAAGGATATTCCACTTTAGAACGTAATAGCTGCCGTCCCTCTTTTGATATTTGTGGTATCTGGGGCGGATATACAGGTGAAGGTTCAAAAACCGTACTTCCCTCAAAAGCATATGCCAAGGTATCGTGCCGACTGGTTCCACATCAAAACCACGCAGTTATTTCCCAATTGTTTGTGGACTATATCCAGTCTATCGCTCCGGAATATGTACAAGTAAAAGTAACCCCGATGCACGGGGGCGAAGGATATGTATGCCCCATCACCTTGCCCGCCTATCAGGCTGCCGAAAAAGGCTTTGCTAAAGCATTCGGGAAAAAACCACTTGCCGTACGCCGTGGAGGAAGTATTCCTATCATCAGTGATTTTGAACAAATCTTAGGTATAAAGACCGTTCTCATGGGATTCGGGTTGGAAAGTGATGCCATCCATTCGCCTAATGAAAACTTCTCTCTGGATATATTCCGTAAAGGAATTGAAGCTGTGGTAGAATTCCATCTCAATTATTAA